A genome region from Leptodactylus fuscus isolate aLepFus1 chromosome 6, aLepFus1.hap2, whole genome shotgun sequence includes the following:
- the LOC142209987 gene encoding olfactory receptor 10AG1-like — protein sequence MEKRNHTRILEFILVGFSTDPQLQYFLFAIFLSIFKISLLAHMFIILLYRFSPTLHTPMYFFLANFSILEICYMSTIAPKMLINLLSQQKTITFHGCALQMCCYLLLGSAECYMLAAMAYDRYNAICHPLQYNHIMRRFVCLMLVLACWFIGIMVGVLQTILIFSLPFCGSNRINNFYCDIPPLMNLACNNTQFNEIIMLIITFLIIVGPFILTVISYTNIIRTILKNHPAGMRKKAFSTCTSHLIVVSMFYGSAAIMYLRPKSNYGMDEEKFLSLMYTVIAPLMNPFIYSLRNNDVKNAVKKVIGEIGIALHDNR from the coding sequence atggaaaaaagaaaCCATACCAGAATACTCGAATTTATACTTGTTGGCTTTTCTACTGATCCTCAACTTCAATATTTCCTATTTGCAATTTTTCTCTCCATTTTTAAGATTTCACTCTTGGCTCATATGTTCATAATTCTTTTATACAGATTTAGCCCAACTCTTCATACACCTATGTATTTTTTTCTTGCCAATTTTTCCATTTTggagatatgttatatgtcaACTATAGCTCCAAAAATGTTGATTAATCTTCTCTCCCAACAGAAAACCATCACGTTCCATGGATGTGCTCTACAAATGTGCTGTTATCTGTTACTGGGCAGTGCGGAATGCTATATGTTGGCAGCTATGGCATATGATCGCTATAATGCCATTTGTCATCCCTTACAGTATAATCATATTATGAGAAGGTTTGTTTGTCTCATGCTGGTCCTTGCTTGTTGGTTTATTGGGATAATGGTTGGTGTCCTACAAACCATATTGATATTTTCACTGCCATTCTGTGGTTCCAATAGGATTAACAATTTTTACTGTGATATTCCACCATTAATGAATCTGGCCTGTAATAACACACAATTTAATGAGATCATCATGCTTATAATCACTTTTCTTATTATTGTAGGACCTTTTATATTAACAGTAATTTCATATACAAACATTATCCGGACAATTCTCAAGAACCATCCAGCAGGGATGAGGAAAAAAGCGTTTTCAACGTGCACCTCCCATCTGATAGTCGTCTCTATGTTCTATGGGTCAGCTGCTATTATGTACTTGAGACCAAAGTCAAATTATGGCATGGATGAAGAGAAATTTTTGTCGCTTATGTACACTGTTATCGCACCTCTCATGAACCCTTTTATATATAGTTTAAGGAATAATGATGTGAAAAATGCAGTTAAAAAGGTAATAGGTGAAATTGGCATAGCACTTCATGATAACCGCTAA